One window of the Zea mays cultivar B73 chromosome 3, Zm-B73-REFERENCE-NAM-5.0, whole genome shotgun sequence genome contains the following:
- the LOC103651658 gene encoding uncharacterized protein isoform X1 produces the protein MRESPSTQGGPSTSSAVDDSYSADGVEDSQLFLSVPALNQAASYLAQTASFLTQCLPVPGFVGLSEEGQELLTLPPASASGRLSVQTSSVEPSGTNSSLGQSDCGGNPSQENAGQMVPSHVFQNGASLFQGLVERARKTVRGSADDIGWLQRDQSLPTTEDGTARFLEILDSVRKNEHKLSDSLVYLLVPGLFSNHGPLYFVKTKAYFSKMGLACHIAKIHSESSVSKNAREIKEYIEEIYWGSRKRVLLLGHSKGGVDAAAALSLYWPQLKDKVAGLALAQSPYGGSPVASDILREGQLGDYVRLRKIMEILVSKVLKGDLQALEDLTYERRKEFLRRHPLPQDVPIVSFHTEASITPSVLTALSHVAHLELPIAGDGNSTRIPVVMPLSAAMAACSQLLVARYGEKSDGLVTRKDAEVPGSVAVRPERKLDHAWMVYSSLKEESGDQADTSQVCEALLTLLVEVAQKRRHEMAMKDE, from the exons ATGAGGGAATCACCTTcaacacagggggggccatctacATCTTCTGCG GTTGATGATAGTTACTCAGCTGACGGTGTTGAAGATTCACAACTATTCCTCTCCGTGCCAGCTTTAAACCAAGCTGCATCTTATCTTGCCCAGACAGCTTCATTCCTCACTCAATGCCTCCCTGTACCTGGTTTTGTGG GTCTATCTGAGGAGGGCCAAGAGTTATTAACACTGCCACCTGCATCGGCTTCAGGCAGACTTTCTGTTCAGACTTCTTCAGTAGAGCCTTCCGGTACCAATTCATCCCTTGGTCAGTCAGATTGTGGTGGAAACCCCTCTCAAGAAAACGCTGGACAGATGGTGCCTTCGCATGTTTTTCAGAATGGAGCTTCACTGTTCCAAGG CCTTGTTGAACGTGCTCGGAAAACGGTCCGTGGTTCAGCAGATGATATTGGCTGGCTCCAGCGAGATCAAAGCTTACCTACAACTGAGGATGGGACAGCCAGATTCTTAGAGATTTTGGATTCTGTGAG AAAAAATGAACACAAGCTATCTGATTCATTGGTTTACTTGTTGGTTCCAG GTCTGTTTAGTAACCACGGACCTCTTTACTTTGTCAAAACAAAGGCATATTTCTCCAAGATGGGTCTGGCTTGCCATATTGCCAAAATTCATAGTGAG TCTTCAGTGAGTAAAAATGCACGAGAGATAAAGGAATACATAGAAGAAATATACTGGGGATCAAGGAAACGTGTGCTCCTCCTTGGTCACAGCAAGGGTGGTGTTGATGCGGCTGCAGCCCTCTCCCTCTACTGGCCACAACTCAAAGACAAAGTCGCAGGTTTAGCATTAGCCCAAAGTCCATATGGAGGAAGCCCCGTTGCTTCAGATATCCTGCGAGAGGGGCAGCTTGGTGACTATGTCAGGCTGCGTAAGATCATGGAGATCTTGGTATCCAAGGTCCTTAAG GGTGATCTGCAGGCTCTAGAAGATCTGACTTATGAAAGGCGGAAAGAATTCCTGCGACGGCACCCGCTACCTCAGGATGTTCCTATCGTTTCGTTCCACACGGAGGCAAGCATCACTCCCAGCGTGCTCACAGCGCTCTCTCACGTTGCACACCTGGAGCTCCCGATTGCTGGCGATGGCAATTCCACTAGGATCCCAGTTGTGATGCCACTTTCAGCCGCGATGGCAGCATGCTCGCAGTTGCTGGTGGCGAGGTATGGCGAGAAGAGTGACGGTCTCGTGACGAGGAAAGATGCTGAGGTTCCTGGTTCAGTGGCGGTCCGGCCGGAGCGGAAGCTAGACCACGCGTGGATGGTGTATTCGTCGCTGAAAGAAGAGTCTGGGGATCAGGCGGACACGTCGCAGGTATGCGAAGCCCTGCTGACTCTACTTGTCGAGGTTGCACAGAAGAGGAGGCATGAGATGGCAATGAAAGACGAGTGA